A single window of Aquarana catesbeiana isolate 2022-GZ linkage group LG10, ASM4218655v1, whole genome shotgun sequence DNA harbors:
- the LOC141110003 gene encoding phospholipase A2 inhibitor LNF1-like, with amino-acid sequence MKSVIFSVFLLLHFYMLPFILADKNMCYTCGAVNSETCEHKEEECPEGSECMTISEEFVSLGQTCRSISKRCALNLPCNRTFWGNAGLDVLVKVSQQCCKGPQCNSGFFQIPDIPTQAKGILCPFCYAFNSTEGCTAIGSTICLGEDDQCIRFRGAMKLPCGGEFSFSAQGCSSKMFCEYGYSELIGLKITKQLENKCYVPTASPPSINLPES; translated from the exons ATGAAGTCTGTTATTTTCAGTGTCTTCCTTCTTCTACATTTCTACATGCTGCCATTCA TTCTAGCCGACAAGAACATGTGCTATACTTGTGGTGCCGTCAATTCTGAGACCTGTGAACATAAAGAAGAGGAATGCCCAGAAGGCAGTGAGTGCATGACCATCTCTGAAGAATTTGTAAGCCTTG gcCAAACATGCCGCTCCATTTCTAAGCGATGTGCACTGAACTTGCCTTGCAATAGAACTTTTTGGGGAAATGCAGGTCTGGATGTTTTGGTAAAAGTTTCTCAGCAATGTTGTAAAGGACCACAGTGTAACTCCGGCTTCTTTCAAA TACCAGACATTCCTACTCAAGCCAAAGGTATTTTATGTCCATTTTGCTATGCGTTTAATAGCACAGAAGGCTGTACTGCAATAGGTTCTACAATTTGTTTAGGAGAAGATGATCAGTGTATACGGTTCAGAGGAGCTATGAAGCTACCTT GTGGGGGCGAGTTTAGCTTCTCGGCACAAGGATGCAGTTCTAAGATGTTTTGCGAATACGGCTACAGTGAGCTGATTGGTCTGAAAATAACTAAGCAACTAGAAAACAAGTGCTATGTACCTACAGCTTCTCCTCCATCTATAAACCTTCCAGAATCCTGA